From the genome of Candidatus Hydrogenedentota bacterium, one region includes:
- a CDS encoding Gfo/Idh/MocA family oxidoreductase yields MDKKTTISRRTLLATGMAALAAPTILSSVKADIDPVRVGHIGAGTRGLDLIRYNGSIKSAEITAVCDVYRPHLERGLAAANNSAAKGYSDYKEMLNDPKVEAVIIATPDHWHEQMVLDAIDAGKAVYCEKGLTTSVAAAKRIRDAVKKTDTVFQLGHQGRQHASTAEARLRINNGEIGDLTLIHIGRYFNGTKERAPWRWYGYYDIYERPDPKQVLKDLDWEAWLGPAPQIDFNERHFWHWRCYWPYGTGQAGELLSHEADHVQSVLEWGIPDSCTCTGFNSYYDDDRETPDTWLAAYVFEKEKCSMTFEGCMNSAREQAPEYIGKTGRLFFNAIGQDANRFYMYKDSPAFPHMGKELKPTYAYGPAKGPVWPTHMENFLNCVRSGDIPMCNIDEAFVEVVTLLMSVIAYHEKRQVRWDPITEEIV; encoded by the coding sequence ATGGACAAAAAAACAACGATTTCCAGACGGACTTTGCTTGCTACAGGTATGGCGGCTTTGGCGGCTCCCACGATTCTGAGTTCCGTGAAAGCGGATATTGATCCCGTACGAGTAGGACATATCGGCGCTGGGACGCGAGGATTGGATTTGATTCGATACAACGGATCCATAAAAAGCGCTGAAATTACCGCTGTCTGCGACGTGTACCGGCCCCACCTGGAGCGCGGACTTGCCGCAGCAAACAACAGCGCCGCAAAAGGCTACAGCGACTACAAAGAGATGCTCAATGACCCCAAAGTTGAAGCGGTCATCATCGCCACGCCGGATCATTGGCATGAACAAATGGTACTGGATGCCATTGACGCGGGCAAGGCAGTATATTGTGAAAAAGGACTGACCACTTCCGTCGCTGCCGCCAAGCGCATCCGAGATGCCGTGAAGAAAACGGATACGGTCTTCCAGCTGGGCCATCAAGGCCGACAGCATGCCTCCACTGCAGAGGCGCGGCTTCGTATTAACAATGGCGAAATCGGCGACCTGACACTCATCCACATAGGCCGTTATTTTAATGGAACCAAAGAGCGTGCGCCGTGGCGCTGGTATGGGTATTACGATATCTATGAACGCCCCGATCCGAAGCAAGTGCTCAAAGACCTGGATTGGGAAGCGTGGCTCGGACCTGCGCCACAGATTGATTTTAATGAACGCCACTTTTGGCATTGGCGTTGCTATTGGCCCTATGGAACGGGACAAGCGGGCGAGCTCCTCTCCCATGAAGCGGATCATGTCCAGTCCGTTTTGGAGTGGGGAATTCCGGATTCCTGCACCTGTACCGGTTTCAATAGTTATTATGACGATGACCGTGAAACACCGGACACGTGGCTTGCCGCTTATGTCTTCGAAAAAGAAAAATGTTCCATGACCTTTGAGGGCTGCATGAACTCAGCGCGCGAACAAGCACCGGAATATATCGGCAAAACAGGGCGCCTTTTCTTTAATGCCATCGGACAAGACGCAAACCGCTTTTACATGTATAAAGATAGCCCCGCCTTCCCGCACATGGGTAAGGAACTAAAACCGACCTATGCCTATGGTCCGGCGAAAGGTCCCGTATGGCCGACACACATGGAAAATTTTCTCAACTGTGTCCGAAGCGGCGACATTCCTATGTGCAATATTGATGAGGCATTTGTGGAAGTGGTCACGCTCCTCATGAGCGTCATTGCATATCACGAAAAGCGCCAAGTCCGCTGGGATCCCATCACGGAAGAGATCGTCTGA